A window of Euwallacea fornicatus isolate EFF26 chromosome 25, ASM4011564v1, whole genome shotgun sequence contains these coding sequences:
- the LOC136346985 gene encoding protein Fe65 homolog isoform X2, which produces MLLCGELRGSPLLNCHVNSAFFSSCQVGGSPYVSLLALARGMAALSAGQQPQDAEDIFLENGLLSYENPNYHLGPSKRIDDALNSNTESIYEDIYHELDDICNMGHSKGLGCTGTGRKAYAALDVESMGVDVNTGPLAPSNLVDNRSICQSIATQNEGLIPHIMGGMNNDLYAVPVKKFTRTTSSEKCDEIISPDQEWDRDKVVLPPGWEKHEDNDGPYYWHIKSGTIQREMPVLDSEKEKSDSKTGFKESDFISSFESSMTVTRSSTSSALDLEADDRKRKEELALKRRSFPSKPDQEIKEKPIRFAVRSLGWVEIAEEDLTPERSSKAVNKCIVDLSLGKNDLLDVVGRWGDGKDLFMDLDEGALKLFDPENLTVLNTQPIHTIRVWGVGRDNGRDFAYVARDRTTRKHMCHVFRCDMPARTIANTLRDICKKIMIERSLQQNLGKSIVDQNGRSVPIRPSNLPTEHRRTARNSQSFVSQSFPTPMEEPKKVLRAQYLGCTQVNNATGMEALNEAIDRLSSAATPDKWQSVNISIAPSMISVHHPTDDRLLAECRVRYLSFLGIGKNIKHCAFIMHTAQDTFMAHVFYCEPSSGALCKTIEAACKLRYQKCLDAHPQGVGNSGTSANTPAGSIGAALKSIVGSLRGRKSKSTES; this is translated from the exons ATGCTTCTGTGCGGCGAACTGCGCGGTTCACCACTTTTAAATTGTCACGTGAACAGCGCATTCTTCTCTTCTTGTCAAGTAGGCGGATCGCCGTACGTGTCGCTGCTGGCGTTGGCGCGCGGTATGGCAGCTCTCAGCGCCGGTCAACAGCCTCAAGATGCCGAGGACATTTTCctcg AAAATGGCCTTTTAAGCTACGAAAACCCAAACTATCATCTGGGGCCGTCGAAACGAATCGACGATGCGCTCAATTCCAACACGGAAAGCATCTACGAGGACATCTACCATGAATTAGATGACATATGTAACATGGGCCACAGCAAGGGCTTGGGCTGTACGGGGACGGGCAGGAAAGCCTATGCGGCTTTGGACGTTGAATCTATGGGCGTAGACGTTAATACCGGACCGTTGGCCCCTTCTAATCTTGTAGATAACCGAAG TATTTGCCAAAGTATTGCCACACAGAATGAAGGTCTTATCCCCCACATCATGGGGGGGATGAACAACGATTTATATGCAGTTCCGGTGAAGAAATTCACGAGAACCACTTCGTCGGAGAAGTGCGATGAAATTATTAGTCCTGATCAAGAATGGGATCGGGATAAGGTCGTTTTACCTCCAGGTTGGGAAAAACATGAAG ATAATGACGGTCCTTACTACTGGCACATTAAAAGTGGGACAATACAACGGGAAATGCCAGTTCTCGACtccgaaaaagaaaaatccgaCTCGAAGACTGGCTTCAAAGAGAGCGACTTTATTTCATCTTTCGAATCAAGTATGACTGTTACAAGGAGTAGCACGAGCTCGGCCTTAGACCTGGAGGCGGACGATAGAAAACGAAAAGAAGAATTAGCTTTGAA GAGACGGAGTTTTCCTTCAAAACCGGACCAGGAGATCAAAGAAAAACCGATAAGGTTTGCGGTACGCTCTCTCGGTTGGGTGGAAATAGCCGAAGAGGATCTCACCCCGGAGAGAAGTAGCAAGGCTGTAAATAAGTGTATAGTCGATTTATCGTTAGGAAAAAATGACTTGCTTGATGTAGTGGGAAGGTGGGGTGAT GGTAAAGATTTGTTTATGGACTTAGATGAAGGAGCTTTGAAACTATTCGATCCAGAAAATCTCACAGTTTTAAATACTCAGCCTATTCATACGATTAGAGTGTGGGGTGTAGGCAGGGACAACGGCCG AGATTTCGCGTATGTAGCAAGAGACCGTACCACAAGGAAACACATGTGTCACGTATTCCGGTGTGACATGCCCGCCCGCACAATAGCTAACACCTTGCGAGACATTTGCAAGAAGATAATGATAGAACGAAGCCTGCAGCAGAATCTCGGAAAGTCCATAGTGGATCAGAACGGTCGCAGTGTTCCGATAAGACCATCAAATCTGCCGACTGAACATCGGCGGACCGCTAGAAACAGTCAGAGCTTTGTTT CTCAGTCGTTTCCTACTCCAATGGAAGAACCCAAAAAGGTTCTGCGTGCTCAGTATTTGGGATGCACACAAGTGAACAACGCCACTGGCATGGAGGCTCTGAATGAAGCAATCGATCGTCTGTCATCAGCAGCCACTCCCGATAAATGGCAGTCCGTGAATATCTCTATTGCGCCCTCAATGATATCAGTTCACCATCCAACG gATGATAGGTTGTTAGCCGAATGCAGAGTGCGATATTTGTCTTTCTTGGGCattggaaaaaacataaaacattGCGCATTTATTATGCATACAGCTCAAGATACATTTATGGCACACGTGTTTTATTGTGAACCTTCTTCCGGGGCGTTGTGCAAGACGATTGAGGCAGCTTGCAAA CTGAGATATCAGAAATGTTTAGATGCCCATCCTCAAGGTGTAGGCAATAGTGGTACTAGCGCAAATACACCAGCCGGCAGTATTGGTGCAGCTCTTAAGTCGATAGTTGGTTCACTAAGAGGTCGTAAAAGCAAAAGTACCGAGTCTTGA
- the LOC136346985 gene encoding protein Fe65 homolog isoform X1, with protein sequence MLLCGELRGSPLLNCHVNSAFFSSCQVGGSPYVSLLALARGMAALSAGQQPQDAEDIFLENGLLSYENPNYHLGPSKRIDDALNSNTESIYEDIYHELDDICNMGHSKGLGCTGTGRKAYAALDVESMGVDVNTGPLAPSNLVDNRRDVEWNGNTDTVERDKNNSTTIWDNICQSIATQNEGLIPHIMGGMNNDLYAVPVKKFTRTTSSEKCDEIISPDQEWDRDKVVLPPGWEKHEDNDGPYYWHIKSGTIQREMPVLDSEKEKSDSKTGFKESDFISSFESSMTVTRSSTSSALDLEADDRKRKEELALKRRSFPSKPDQEIKEKPIRFAVRSLGWVEIAEEDLTPERSSKAVNKCIVDLSLGKNDLLDVVGRWGDGKDLFMDLDEGALKLFDPENLTVLNTQPIHTIRVWGVGRDNGRDFAYVARDRTTRKHMCHVFRCDMPARTIANTLRDICKKIMIERSLQQNLGKSIVDQNGRSVPIRPSNLPTEHRRTARNSQSFVSQSFPTPMEEPKKVLRAQYLGCTQVNNATGMEALNEAIDRLSSAATPDKWQSVNISIAPSMISVHHPTDDRLLAECRVRYLSFLGIGKNIKHCAFIMHTAQDTFMAHVFYCEPSSGALCKTIEAACKLRYQKCLDAHPQGVGNSGTSANTPAGSIGAALKSIVGSLRGRKSKSTES encoded by the exons ATGCTTCTGTGCGGCGAACTGCGCGGTTCACCACTTTTAAATTGTCACGTGAACAGCGCATTCTTCTCTTCTTGTCAAGTAGGCGGATCGCCGTACGTGTCGCTGCTGGCGTTGGCGCGCGGTATGGCAGCTCTCAGCGCCGGTCAACAGCCTCAAGATGCCGAGGACATTTTCctcg AAAATGGCCTTTTAAGCTACGAAAACCCAAACTATCATCTGGGGCCGTCGAAACGAATCGACGATGCGCTCAATTCCAACACGGAAAGCATCTACGAGGACATCTACCATGAATTAGATGACATATGTAACATGGGCCACAGCAAGGGCTTGGGCTGTACGGGGACGGGCAGGAAAGCCTATGCGGCTTTGGACGTTGAATCTATGGGCGTAGACGTTAATACCGGACCGTTGGCCCCTTCTAATCTTGTAGATAACCGAAG AGATGTCGAATGGAATGGCAATACTGACACAGTGGAAAGGGACAAAAATAATAGCACAACTATTTGGGACAA TATTTGCCAAAGTATTGCCACACAGAATGAAGGTCTTATCCCCCACATCATGGGGGGGATGAACAACGATTTATATGCAGTTCCGGTGAAGAAATTCACGAGAACCACTTCGTCGGAGAAGTGCGATGAAATTATTAGTCCTGATCAAGAATGGGATCGGGATAAGGTCGTTTTACCTCCAGGTTGGGAAAAACATGAAG ATAATGACGGTCCTTACTACTGGCACATTAAAAGTGGGACAATACAACGGGAAATGCCAGTTCTCGACtccgaaaaagaaaaatccgaCTCGAAGACTGGCTTCAAAGAGAGCGACTTTATTTCATCTTTCGAATCAAGTATGACTGTTACAAGGAGTAGCACGAGCTCGGCCTTAGACCTGGAGGCGGACGATAGAAAACGAAAAGAAGAATTAGCTTTGAA GAGACGGAGTTTTCCTTCAAAACCGGACCAGGAGATCAAAGAAAAACCGATAAGGTTTGCGGTACGCTCTCTCGGTTGGGTGGAAATAGCCGAAGAGGATCTCACCCCGGAGAGAAGTAGCAAGGCTGTAAATAAGTGTATAGTCGATTTATCGTTAGGAAAAAATGACTTGCTTGATGTAGTGGGAAGGTGGGGTGAT GGTAAAGATTTGTTTATGGACTTAGATGAAGGAGCTTTGAAACTATTCGATCCAGAAAATCTCACAGTTTTAAATACTCAGCCTATTCATACGATTAGAGTGTGGGGTGTAGGCAGGGACAACGGCCG AGATTTCGCGTATGTAGCAAGAGACCGTACCACAAGGAAACACATGTGTCACGTATTCCGGTGTGACATGCCCGCCCGCACAATAGCTAACACCTTGCGAGACATTTGCAAGAAGATAATGATAGAACGAAGCCTGCAGCAGAATCTCGGAAAGTCCATAGTGGATCAGAACGGTCGCAGTGTTCCGATAAGACCATCAAATCTGCCGACTGAACATCGGCGGACCGCTAGAAACAGTCAGAGCTTTGTTT CTCAGTCGTTTCCTACTCCAATGGAAGAACCCAAAAAGGTTCTGCGTGCTCAGTATTTGGGATGCACACAAGTGAACAACGCCACTGGCATGGAGGCTCTGAATGAAGCAATCGATCGTCTGTCATCAGCAGCCACTCCCGATAAATGGCAGTCCGTGAATATCTCTATTGCGCCCTCAATGATATCAGTTCACCATCCAACG gATGATAGGTTGTTAGCCGAATGCAGAGTGCGATATTTGTCTTTCTTGGGCattggaaaaaacataaaacattGCGCATTTATTATGCATACAGCTCAAGATACATTTATGGCACACGTGTTTTATTGTGAACCTTCTTCCGGGGCGTTGTGCAAGACGATTGAGGCAGCTTGCAAA CTGAGATATCAGAAATGTTTAGATGCCCATCCTCAAGGTGTAGGCAATAGTGGTACTAGCGCAAATACACCAGCCGGCAGTATTGGTGCAGCTCTTAAGTCGATAGTTGGTTCACTAAGAGGTCGTAAAAGCAAAAGTACCGAGTCTTGA
- the LOC136346985 gene encoding protein Fe65 homolog isoform X3: MESKENGLLSYENPNYHLGPSKRIDDALNSNTESIYEDIYHELDDICNMGHSKGLGCTGTGRKAYAALDVESMGVDVNTGPLAPSNLVDNRRDVEWNGNTDTVERDKNNSTTIWDNICQSIATQNEGLIPHIMGGMNNDLYAVPVKKFTRTTSSEKCDEIISPDQEWDRDKVVLPPGWEKHEDNDGPYYWHIKSGTIQREMPVLDSEKEKSDSKTGFKESDFISSFESSMTVTRSSTSSALDLEADDRKRKEELALKRRSFPSKPDQEIKEKPIRFAVRSLGWVEIAEEDLTPERSSKAVNKCIVDLSLGKNDLLDVVGRWGDGKDLFMDLDEGALKLFDPENLTVLNTQPIHTIRVWGVGRDNGRDFAYVARDRTTRKHMCHVFRCDMPARTIANTLRDICKKIMIERSLQQNLGKSIVDQNGRSVPIRPSNLPTEHRRTARNSQSFVSQSFPTPMEEPKKVLRAQYLGCTQVNNATGMEALNEAIDRLSSAATPDKWQSVNISIAPSMISVHHPTDDRLLAECRVRYLSFLGIGKNIKHCAFIMHTAQDTFMAHVFYCEPSSGALCKTIEAACKLRYQKCLDAHPQGVGNSGTSANTPAGSIGAALKSIVGSLRGRKSKSTES; encoded by the exons AAAATGGCCTTTTAAGCTACGAAAACCCAAACTATCATCTGGGGCCGTCGAAACGAATCGACGATGCGCTCAATTCCAACACGGAAAGCATCTACGAGGACATCTACCATGAATTAGATGACATATGTAACATGGGCCACAGCAAGGGCTTGGGCTGTACGGGGACGGGCAGGAAAGCCTATGCGGCTTTGGACGTTGAATCTATGGGCGTAGACGTTAATACCGGACCGTTGGCCCCTTCTAATCTTGTAGATAACCGAAG AGATGTCGAATGGAATGGCAATACTGACACAGTGGAAAGGGACAAAAATAATAGCACAACTATTTGGGACAA TATTTGCCAAAGTATTGCCACACAGAATGAAGGTCTTATCCCCCACATCATGGGGGGGATGAACAACGATTTATATGCAGTTCCGGTGAAGAAATTCACGAGAACCACTTCGTCGGAGAAGTGCGATGAAATTATTAGTCCTGATCAAGAATGGGATCGGGATAAGGTCGTTTTACCTCCAGGTTGGGAAAAACATGAAG ATAATGACGGTCCTTACTACTGGCACATTAAAAGTGGGACAATACAACGGGAAATGCCAGTTCTCGACtccgaaaaagaaaaatccgaCTCGAAGACTGGCTTCAAAGAGAGCGACTTTATTTCATCTTTCGAATCAAGTATGACTGTTACAAGGAGTAGCACGAGCTCGGCCTTAGACCTGGAGGCGGACGATAGAAAACGAAAAGAAGAATTAGCTTTGAA GAGACGGAGTTTTCCTTCAAAACCGGACCAGGAGATCAAAGAAAAACCGATAAGGTTTGCGGTACGCTCTCTCGGTTGGGTGGAAATAGCCGAAGAGGATCTCACCCCGGAGAGAAGTAGCAAGGCTGTAAATAAGTGTATAGTCGATTTATCGTTAGGAAAAAATGACTTGCTTGATGTAGTGGGAAGGTGGGGTGAT GGTAAAGATTTGTTTATGGACTTAGATGAAGGAGCTTTGAAACTATTCGATCCAGAAAATCTCACAGTTTTAAATACTCAGCCTATTCATACGATTAGAGTGTGGGGTGTAGGCAGGGACAACGGCCG AGATTTCGCGTATGTAGCAAGAGACCGTACCACAAGGAAACACATGTGTCACGTATTCCGGTGTGACATGCCCGCCCGCACAATAGCTAACACCTTGCGAGACATTTGCAAGAAGATAATGATAGAACGAAGCCTGCAGCAGAATCTCGGAAAGTCCATAGTGGATCAGAACGGTCGCAGTGTTCCGATAAGACCATCAAATCTGCCGACTGAACATCGGCGGACCGCTAGAAACAGTCAGAGCTTTGTTT CTCAGTCGTTTCCTACTCCAATGGAAGAACCCAAAAAGGTTCTGCGTGCTCAGTATTTGGGATGCACACAAGTGAACAACGCCACTGGCATGGAGGCTCTGAATGAAGCAATCGATCGTCTGTCATCAGCAGCCACTCCCGATAAATGGCAGTCCGTGAATATCTCTATTGCGCCCTCAATGATATCAGTTCACCATCCAACG gATGATAGGTTGTTAGCCGAATGCAGAGTGCGATATTTGTCTTTCTTGGGCattggaaaaaacataaaacattGCGCATTTATTATGCATACAGCTCAAGATACATTTATGGCACACGTGTTTTATTGTGAACCTTCTTCCGGGGCGTTGTGCAAGACGATTGAGGCAGCTTGCAAA CTGAGATATCAGAAATGTTTAGATGCCCATCCTCAAGGTGTAGGCAATAGTGGTACTAGCGCAAATACACCAGCCGGCAGTATTGGTGCAGCTCTTAAGTCGATAGTTGGTTCACTAAGAGGTCGTAAAAGCAAAAGTACCGAGTCTTGA